A single window of Vigna unguiculata cultivar IT97K-499-35 chromosome 1, ASM411807v1, whole genome shotgun sequence DNA harbors:
- the LOC114192558 gene encoding CTP synthase 1 isoform X2 has product MSPFEHGEVFVLDDGGEVDLDLGNYERFLDIKLTRDNNITTGKIYQSVIEKERRGDYLGKTVQVVPHITDAIQEWIERVAKIPVDGKEGPADVCVIELGGTIGDIESMPFIEALGQFSYRVGPGNFCLVHVSLVPILHVVGEPKTKPTQHSVRQLRGLGLTPNLLACRSSKELDDNVKAKLAQFCHVPLSNILTLHDVPNIWHIPLLLKDQKAHEAILKALNLLGVAAEPNLKEWTSRTKVYDRCDETVRIAMVGKYTGLSDAYLSVLKALLHASVARNRKLSIDWVPAGDLEEVTYKEDPEAYKAAWNLLKGADGVLVPGGFGDRGVQGKILAAKYAREHNVPFLGICLGMQIAVIEYARSVLGLHDATSTEFNPETKTPCVIFMPEGSKTHMGATMRLGSRRTYFEVADSKSAKLYGNVSFIDERHRHRYEVNPDMVSQLETAGLSFVGKDETGRRMEIVELPSHPFYIGVQFHPEFKSRPGKPSPLFSGLIAAASEPRKKVPNGYSKLATCNNRHSPKLKAHQNVKGFKAPNGSLNGVYTNGNSVYVDGSC; this is encoded by the exons ATGTCTCCTTTCGAGCATGGGGAGGTTTTCGTCTTAGATGATGGAGGAGAG GTTGACCTTGATCTTGGGAACTATGAACGATTTTTGGACATTAAATTAACTCGCGACAATAACATCACTACTGGAAAAATTTATCAG TCTGTTATTGAGAAGGAGAGAAGAGGAGATTATCTTGGAAAGACCGTACAG GTAGTTCCACACATAACAGATGCTATCCAAGAATGGATAGAACGTGTGGCAAAGATACCAGTTGACGGGAAAGAAGGGCCAGCTGATGTTTGTGTCATTGAATTGGGTGGAACTATAG GGGATATTGAGTCCATGCCTTTTATTGAAGCACTTGGCCAGTTTTCATACCGTGTAG GCCCTGGCAACTTCTGTTTGGTTCATGTCAGCTTGGTTCCTATACTTCATGTTGTTGGTGAACCG AAAACAAAGCCAACTCAGCACAGTGTTCGTCAACTTAGAGGATTAGGTTTGACCCCTAATCTTCTTGCTTGTCGCAGTTCGAAG GAACTTGATGATAATGTCAAGGCAAAACTTGCTCAATTTTGTCATGTGCCG CTGTCAAACATCCTTACTCTCCATGATGTTCCAAACATTTGGCATATTCCTTTGCTATTGAAA GACCAGAAGGCACATGAGGCGATCCTGAAAGCATTAAACTTGCTAGG TGTTGCAGCAGAGCCTAATTTGAAGGAGTGGACTTCAAGGACAAAAGTTTATGACAGATGCGATGAAACT GTTAGAATTGCTATGGTGGGAAAATACACCGGTCTTTCAGATGCATATCTTTCTGTTCTGAAG GCACTTTTACATGCTTCTGTTGCTCGCAACCGAAAACTTAGCATAGACTGGGTCCCGGCTGGGGATCTTGAAGAAGTTACTTATAAAGAG GATCCTGAGGCATATAAAGCTGCATGGAATCTTTTAAAG GGCGCTGATGGTGTTCTAGTTCCAGGAGGTTTTGGTGATAGAGGAGTGCAAGGGAAAATTCTTGCTGCTAAGTATGCTCGAGAACATAATGTTCCATTTCTGGGAATTTGCTTGGGGATGCAAATTGCTGTCATTGAGTATGCACGATCTGTTCTTGGTCTGCATGATGCCACTAGCACAGAATTTAATCCAGAAACCAAGACCCCTTGTGTCATATTTATGCCAGAA GGCTCAAAAACTCATATGGGGGCAACTATGCGGCTTGGTTCAAGAAGAACCTACTTTGAAGTTGCTGACAGCAAATCTGCAAAATT GTATGGTAATGTAAGCTTTATTGATGAGCGACACCGACATAGATACGAGGTTAATCCTGACATGGTATCACAGCTAGAGACTGCTGGTCTGTCTTTTGTAGGCAAAGATGAAACTGGGAGGCGCATGGAA ATAGTTGAATTGCCTAGCCATCCTTTTTATATTGGCGTTCAGTTTCACCCTGAGTTCAAGTCCAGACCAGGAAAACCTTCTCCACTCTTCTCAG GATTAATCGCAGCAGCAAGTGAACCAAGGAAGAAGGTGCCAAATGGTTACTCAAAGTTAGCTACGTGTAATAATAGACACTCACCAAAACTGAAAGCACACCAAAATGTAAAGGGCTTCAAAGCACCAAATGGTTCCTTGAATGGTGTATATACCAATGGCAATAGTGTGTATGTGGATGGTAGTTGTTAG
- the LOC114192558 gene encoding CTP synthase isoform X1, protein MKYVLVTGGVVSGLGKGVTASSIGLILKACGLRVTSIKIDPYLNTDAGTMSPFEHGEVFVLDDGGEVDLDLGNYERFLDIKLTRDNNITTGKIYQSVIEKERRGDYLGKTVQVVPHITDAIQEWIERVAKIPVDGKEGPADVCVIELGGTIGDIESMPFIEALGQFSYRVGPGNFCLVHVSLVPILHVVGEPKTKPTQHSVRQLRGLGLTPNLLACRSSKELDDNVKAKLAQFCHVPLSNILTLHDVPNIWHIPLLLKDQKAHEAILKALNLLGVAAEPNLKEWTSRTKVYDRCDETVRIAMVGKYTGLSDAYLSVLKALLHASVARNRKLSIDWVPAGDLEEVTYKEDPEAYKAAWNLLKGADGVLVPGGFGDRGVQGKILAAKYAREHNVPFLGICLGMQIAVIEYARSVLGLHDATSTEFNPETKTPCVIFMPEGSKTHMGATMRLGSRRTYFEVADSKSAKLYGNVSFIDERHRHRYEVNPDMVSQLETAGLSFVGKDETGRRMEIVELPSHPFYIGVQFHPEFKSRPGKPSPLFSGLIAAASEPRKKVPNGYSKLATCNNRHSPKLKAHQNVKGFKAPNGSLNGVYTNGNSVYVDGSC, encoded by the exons ATGAAGTATGTGTTGGTGACTGGTGGTGTTGTGAGTGGACTTGGGAAAGGAGTCACTGCCAGCAGTATTGGCCTGATCCTCAAGGCCTGTGGCCTTAGAGTTACCTCTATCAAGATTG ACCCCTACTTGAACACTGATGCGGGAACAATGTCTCCTTTCGAGCATGGGGAGGTTTTCGTCTTAGATGATGGAGGAGAG GTTGACCTTGATCTTGGGAACTATGAACGATTTTTGGACATTAAATTAACTCGCGACAATAACATCACTACTGGAAAAATTTATCAG TCTGTTATTGAGAAGGAGAGAAGAGGAGATTATCTTGGAAAGACCGTACAG GTAGTTCCACACATAACAGATGCTATCCAAGAATGGATAGAACGTGTGGCAAAGATACCAGTTGACGGGAAAGAAGGGCCAGCTGATGTTTGTGTCATTGAATTGGGTGGAACTATAG GGGATATTGAGTCCATGCCTTTTATTGAAGCACTTGGCCAGTTTTCATACCGTGTAG GCCCTGGCAACTTCTGTTTGGTTCATGTCAGCTTGGTTCCTATACTTCATGTTGTTGGTGAACCG AAAACAAAGCCAACTCAGCACAGTGTTCGTCAACTTAGAGGATTAGGTTTGACCCCTAATCTTCTTGCTTGTCGCAGTTCGAAG GAACTTGATGATAATGTCAAGGCAAAACTTGCTCAATTTTGTCATGTGCCG CTGTCAAACATCCTTACTCTCCATGATGTTCCAAACATTTGGCATATTCCTTTGCTATTGAAA GACCAGAAGGCACATGAGGCGATCCTGAAAGCATTAAACTTGCTAGG TGTTGCAGCAGAGCCTAATTTGAAGGAGTGGACTTCAAGGACAAAAGTTTATGACAGATGCGATGAAACT GTTAGAATTGCTATGGTGGGAAAATACACCGGTCTTTCAGATGCATATCTTTCTGTTCTGAAG GCACTTTTACATGCTTCTGTTGCTCGCAACCGAAAACTTAGCATAGACTGGGTCCCGGCTGGGGATCTTGAAGAAGTTACTTATAAAGAG GATCCTGAGGCATATAAAGCTGCATGGAATCTTTTAAAG GGCGCTGATGGTGTTCTAGTTCCAGGAGGTTTTGGTGATAGAGGAGTGCAAGGGAAAATTCTTGCTGCTAAGTATGCTCGAGAACATAATGTTCCATTTCTGGGAATTTGCTTGGGGATGCAAATTGCTGTCATTGAGTATGCACGATCTGTTCTTGGTCTGCATGATGCCACTAGCACAGAATTTAATCCAGAAACCAAGACCCCTTGTGTCATATTTATGCCAGAA GGCTCAAAAACTCATATGGGGGCAACTATGCGGCTTGGTTCAAGAAGAACCTACTTTGAAGTTGCTGACAGCAAATCTGCAAAATT GTATGGTAATGTAAGCTTTATTGATGAGCGACACCGACATAGATACGAGGTTAATCCTGACATGGTATCACAGCTAGAGACTGCTGGTCTGTCTTTTGTAGGCAAAGATGAAACTGGGAGGCGCATGGAA ATAGTTGAATTGCCTAGCCATCCTTTTTATATTGGCGTTCAGTTTCACCCTGAGTTCAAGTCCAGACCAGGAAAACCTTCTCCACTCTTCTCAG GATTAATCGCAGCAGCAAGTGAACCAAGGAAGAAGGTGCCAAATGGTTACTCAAAGTTAGCTACGTGTAATAATAGACACTCACCAAAACTGAAAGCACACCAAAATGTAAAGGGCTTCAAAGCACCAAATGGTTCCTTGAATGGTGTATATACCAATGGCAATAGTGTGTATGTGGATGGTAGTTGTTAG